One genomic segment of Alicycliphilus denitrificans K601 includes these proteins:
- a CDS encoding Bug family tripartite tricarboxylate transporter substrate binding protein has translation MQFNKNRRLALIHQALAAIALVATGLPVQAQNWPERPIKLVVPYPAGGNADNTARLLATQLSARLGQQVVVDNRPGGSGTIGAAAVAKAAPDGYTLLLDATAFTVNPSLFAKLPFDAAKDFAPISLVMQAPLLLVVPAVSPLKTVADLVQAAKARPGQLTYASAGNGGAQHLAGELFKQGAKVSMTHIPYRGGAPALTDLIGGQVDLMFSATTASGPFVKSGKLRALAISSVQRTPGWEQVPTVAEAGLPGFQVNEWNGLFAPAGTPQPVLQRLEAETRAIVASPEMKKRFAELGVQGVGSSAQEFKSFVQTETAKWAGVIRTSGIRMD, from the coding sequence ATGCAATTCAATAAGAATCGGCGCCTGGCGCTTATCCATCAGGCACTGGCAGCTATTGCTTTGGTAGCGACAGGTCTGCCGGTGCAGGCACAGAACTGGCCCGAGCGGCCCATCAAGCTCGTCGTGCCGTACCCGGCCGGCGGCAATGCCGACAACACCGCGCGGCTGCTGGCCACGCAGCTGTCGGCCCGCCTGGGCCAGCAGGTGGTGGTGGACAACCGCCCGGGTGGCAGCGGCACCATCGGCGCGGCGGCCGTCGCCAAGGCCGCGCCCGACGGCTACACGCTGCTGCTGGACGCCACGGCCTTCACCGTCAACCCCAGCCTGTTCGCCAAGCTGCCGTTCGACGCGGCCAAGGACTTCGCGCCCATCTCGCTCGTCATGCAGGCGCCGCTGCTGCTGGTGGTGCCCGCCGTGTCGCCGCTCAAGACCGTGGCCGACCTGGTGCAGGCCGCCAAGGCCCGGCCGGGGCAGCTCACCTACGCATCGGCCGGCAACGGCGGCGCGCAGCACCTGGCGGGCGAGCTGTTCAAGCAGGGCGCCAAGGTGTCCATGACGCACATTCCCTACCGCGGCGGCGCGCCCGCGCTCACCGACCTGATCGGTGGCCAGGTGGACCTGATGTTCAGCGCCACCACGGCCAGCGGCCCGTTCGTCAAAAGCGGCAAGCTGCGCGCGCTGGCCATCAGCTCCGTCCAGCGCACGCCGGGCTGGGAGCAGGTGCCCACGGTGGCCGAAGCGGGCCTGCCGGGCTTCCAGGTCAACGAATGGAACGGCCTGTTCGCACCCGCGGGCACGCCGCAGCCGGTGCTGCAGCGCCTGGAAGCCGAGACCCGCGCCATCGTCGCCAGCCCCGAGATGAAGAAGCGCTTCGCCGAACTGGGCGTGCAGGGCGTGGGGTCGAGCGCGCAGGAGTTCAAGTCCTTCGTGCAGACCGAGACCGCCAAATGGGCCGGCGTGATCCGCACCAGCGGCATTCGCATGGATTGA
- a CDS encoding Bug family tripartite tricarboxylate transporter substrate binding protein, protein MHPIITRRGALRYALAAACAPGLAFAQEAPFPSTNVHLVVPYAAGGATDIVARAVADKLGPRWGKPVVIDNKPGAGTTLAAAQVARAPGDGHLLYMTTSAHTISAALYKKLDYDPLASFAALTLVAKVPLVLVVRPSLDVSTLDEFTRYVRANPDKAAYASPGNGTAQHLTGEMFNAAMKTRMVHVPYKGDAPAITDLLGGSVDAMFATLTVVLPHIASGKLKAIALANGSRIEKVPAIPTFAEAGLPNFEAATWFGVLAPASLPKGLRERISRDIRAVVDQPDLRARLIDLGSEVVSNTPAAFEAFMQAESAKWQGIARQSGAVIN, encoded by the coding sequence ATGCACCCCATCATCACCCGCCGCGGCGCACTGCGCTACGCCCTGGCCGCCGCATGCGCGCCCGGCCTGGCCTTCGCCCAGGAAGCGCCGTTCCCTTCCACCAACGTCCACCTCGTCGTGCCCTACGCGGCAGGCGGCGCCACCGACATCGTGGCCCGCGCGGTGGCCGACAAGCTGGGCCCGCGCTGGGGCAAACCGGTCGTCATCGACAACAAGCCCGGCGCCGGTACGACCCTGGCCGCCGCGCAAGTCGCACGAGCCCCGGGCGACGGCCACCTGCTCTACATGACCACCTCGGCGCACACCATCAGCGCTGCCCTGTACAAGAAGCTCGACTACGACCCGCTGGCGAGCTTCGCCGCGCTCACGCTGGTCGCCAAGGTGCCGCTGGTGCTCGTCGTGCGGCCCAGCCTGGACGTCTCGACGCTCGACGAGTTCACCCGCTACGTGCGCGCCAACCCGGACAAGGCGGCCTACGCCTCGCCCGGCAACGGCACGGCCCAGCACCTCACGGGCGAGATGTTCAACGCCGCGATGAAAACGCGCATGGTGCACGTGCCCTACAAGGGCGACGCGCCGGCCATCACCGACCTGCTGGGCGGTTCGGTGGACGCGATGTTCGCCACACTCACCGTGGTGCTGCCGCACATCGCCTCGGGCAAGCTCAAGGCCATTGCGCTGGCCAACGGCAGCCGCATCGAGAAGGTGCCCGCCATTCCCACGTTCGCCGAGGCGGGGCTCCCGAACTTCGAGGCCGCCACCTGGTTCGGCGTGCTCGCGCCCGCATCGCTGCCCAAGGGCCTGCGCGAGCGCATCAGCCGGGACATCCGCGCGGTGGTGGACCAGCCCGACCTGCGCGCGCGGCTGATCGACCTTGGCAGCGAAGTCGTTTCCAACACGCCCGCGGCATTCGAGGCCTTCATGCAGGCCGAGTCGGCCAAGTGGCAAGGCATCGCCCGCCAGTCCGGCGCGGTGATCAATTAG
- a CDS encoding NAD(P)-dependent oxidoreductase — protein sequence MSNTTSQVIGFIGLGVMGEPICRNLAVKTGARVIAHDLDAAPLQRLAAHGVQAAPSAAAVMQAADVVFLSLPSGEVVAQLCRQDGGLLASARAGQTIVDLSTSPVDTTRALAGEFAALGARFVDAPVARTRAAAEAGTLAVMVGAAPEVFEAVKPLIATFASDIALCGPVGCGQVLKILNNMVLFETVVAVSEAKAIGEKAGVDPNVLFDTLSKGSADSFALRNHGMKAVLPGEFPERAFSVLYARKDLKYALQLARDAGVDARGAAVVDAWFQQAIDSGLGEKYHPVISRLIAGQR from the coding sequence ATGAGCAACACCACCAGCCAAGTGATCGGCTTCATCGGACTGGGCGTGATGGGCGAACCCATCTGCCGCAACCTCGCGGTGAAGACCGGCGCCCGCGTGATCGCGCACGACCTCGACGCCGCCCCGCTGCAGCGCCTGGCCGCGCACGGCGTGCAGGCCGCGCCCAGCGCCGCGGCCGTGATGCAGGCGGCCGACGTCGTCTTCCTCTCCCTGCCCTCGGGCGAAGTCGTCGCGCAGCTGTGCCGCCAGGACGGCGGCCTGCTGGCCTCGGCCCGCGCGGGCCAGACCATCGTGGACCTGAGCACCTCGCCCGTGGACACCACGCGCGCGCTGGCCGGCGAATTCGCGGCCCTGGGCGCGCGGTTCGTGGACGCGCCCGTGGCGCGCACCCGCGCCGCCGCCGAGGCGGGCACGCTCGCGGTGATGGTGGGCGCCGCGCCCGAGGTGTTCGAGGCCGTCAAGCCGCTGATCGCCACCTTCGCCTCCGACATCGCGCTGTGCGGTCCCGTGGGCTGCGGCCAGGTGCTCAAGATTCTCAACAACATGGTGCTATTCGAGACCGTGGTGGCCGTGAGCGAGGCCAAGGCCATCGGCGAGAAGGCCGGAGTCGATCCCAACGTGCTGTTCGACACGCTCTCGAAGGGCTCGGCCGACAGCTTCGCGCTGCGCAACCACGGCATGAAGGCCGTGCTGCCCGGTGAGTTCCCCGAGCGCGCGTTCTCCGTGCTCTACGCGCGCAAGGATCTGAAGTACGCGCTGCAACTGGCGCGCGACGCGGGCGTGGACGCGCGCGGCGCGGCCGTCGTCGATGCCTGGTTCCAGCAGGCCATCGACAGCGGCCTGGGCGAGAAGTACCACCCCGTCATCAGCCGGCTGATCGCCGGCCAGCGCTGA
- a CDS encoding SMP-30/gluconolactonase/LRE family protein produces the protein MFLLQAPEVRELELFTSMPEPLRRRQRSAWADANRGGAVTDSFLEGPVFDDAGNLYVTDIPWGRILRIDAQGAWTLVAEYDGEPNGMKFLDAGTLLITDYKNGLMRLDVASGKVTPYLERRNSERFKGVNDLIFDSAGNLYFTDQGQSGLHDPSGRLYRLRPSGQLDLLLANVPSPNGVALSPDERVLYLAVTRGNCVWRVPLLPDGSVAKVGQFFTSHGPSGPDGLAVDAEGRVLVANPGLGYVWVLNGRAEPVLVLRGAPGSSTTNLAFGGEGRRQLYVTDSTHGRILRAALDAPGLALHRPR, from the coding sequence ATGTTTCTGCTGCAAGCCCCCGAAGTTCGCGAACTGGAGCTGTTCACCTCCATGCCCGAGCCGCTGCGCCGCCGCCAGCGCAGCGCCTGGGCCGACGCCAACCGCGGCGGCGCGGTGACGGACTCGTTCCTCGAAGGCCCGGTGTTCGACGACGCCGGCAACCTCTACGTCACCGACATCCCCTGGGGCCGCATCCTGCGCATCGACGCGCAGGGCGCCTGGACCCTGGTGGCCGAGTACGACGGCGAGCCCAACGGCATGAAGTTCCTGGATGCCGGCACGCTGCTCATCACCGACTACAAGAACGGCCTGATGCGCCTGGACGTGGCGAGCGGCAAGGTCACGCCCTACCTGGAGCGGCGCAACAGCGAGCGCTTCAAGGGCGTGAACGACCTGATCTTCGACAGCGCCGGCAACCTGTACTTCACCGACCAGGGACAGAGCGGCCTGCACGACCCCAGCGGGCGCCTGTACCGCCTGCGGCCCAGCGGCCAGCTGGACCTGCTGCTCGCCAACGTGCCCAGCCCCAACGGCGTGGCGCTGTCGCCCGACGAGCGCGTGCTGTACCTGGCCGTCACGCGCGGCAACTGCGTGTGGCGCGTGCCCCTGCTGCCCGACGGCAGCGTGGCCAAGGTGGGCCAGTTTTTCACCTCCCACGGCCCCAGCGGCCCGGACGGCCTGGCGGTGGACGCCGAGGGCCGCGTGCTCGTCGCCAACCCGGGCCTGGGCTACGTCTGGGTGCTCAACGGCCGCGCCGAGCCGGTGCTGGTGCTGCGCGGCGCGCCGGGCAGCTCCACCACCAACCTGGCCTTCGGTGGGGAGGGGCGGCGCCAGCTTTACGTGACCGACTCCACGCACGGGCGCATCCTGCGCGCGGCGCTGGACGCGCCGGGGCTGGCGCTGCACCGGCCCCGCTGA
- a CDS encoding tripartite tricarboxylate transporter substrate binding protein — translation MKSLKKYLLAACACIALAAHAAFPERPITIVVPYAPGGAADAVARVIASRLGTRLGGSVIVDNKAGASGTIGAGYVAKAQADGYTMLYDATPYSINPHLFPKMPYAANALQPLSLVLLAPNVLIVPASAPFKSVGDLIAKAKAEPGKLNFASGGSGTVQRLAAELFRQKLGLDMVHVPYKSGGPAITDVMAGQVDFMFGTVAATAPHIAAGKLRALAVSSPERSRRLPDVPTVAEAAIPGYEAYEWNGMFLPAGTPAPIAAQLHKALAEVLQEDEVRQRLADMGAQPIGSTPAEFAAFLKKEDAKWGEVVRKGHIKLD, via the coding sequence ATGAAATCCCTCAAGAAATACCTGTTGGCCGCCTGTGCCTGCATCGCCCTCGCCGCGCACGCCGCGTTCCCCGAGCGGCCCATCACCATCGTCGTGCCCTACGCGCCGGGCGGCGCGGCCGATGCCGTGGCCCGCGTGATCGCCAGCCGCCTGGGCACCAGGCTCGGCGGCAGCGTGATCGTGGACAACAAGGCCGGCGCCAGCGGCACCATTGGCGCGGGCTACGTGGCCAAGGCGCAGGCCGACGGCTACACCATGCTCTACGACGCCACGCCGTATTCCATCAACCCGCATCTGTTCCCCAAGATGCCGTATGCGGCCAACGCGCTGCAGCCGCTGTCGCTGGTGCTGCTGGCACCCAACGTGCTGATCGTGCCGGCCAGCGCGCCGTTCAAGAGCGTGGGCGATCTCATCGCCAAGGCCAAGGCGGAGCCGGGCAAGCTCAACTTTGCCTCGGGCGGCAGCGGCACGGTGCAGCGCCTGGCGGCGGAGCTTTTCCGCCAGAAGCTCGGCCTGGACATGGTGCACGTGCCCTACAAGAGCGGCGGCCCGGCCATCACCGACGTGATGGCGGGGCAGGTGGACTTCATGTTCGGCACCGTGGCCGCCACCGCGCCGCATATCGCGGCCGGCAAGCTGCGCGCGCTGGCCGTGTCCTCGCCCGAGCGTTCCAGGCGCCTGCCCGATGTGCCCACGGTGGCCGAGGCGGCCATCCCCGGCTACGAGGCCTATGAGTGGAACGGCATGTTCCTGCCCGCGGGCACGCCCGCGCCCATCGCCGCGCAGTTGCACAAGGCGCTGGCCGAAGTGCTGCAGGAGGACGAGGTGCGCCAGCGCCTGGCCGACATGGGCGCGCAGCCCATCGGCTCCACGCCGGCCGAGTTCGCCGCCTTCCTCAAGAAGGAAGACGCGAAATGGGGCGAGGTGGTGCGCAAGGGCCACATTAAGCTGGATTAA
- a CDS encoding amidohydrolase family protein, with protein sequence MAQPLLSAPVPHSVGLNRPARTLPPLACDSHMHIFDPRFAPSPHWRRQPPDAPVAAYRQLQQRLGTRRAVVVTPSTYGTGNACTLDALDQLGDDARGVAVVAQDVQDAELDRLHARRVRGLRVNFVSPQSWGETTPQMLATLARKAARLPGWHIQVFMHPEQIVALESVLAALPVPLVVDHLGRIDPAQGQRAEAHGALRRLLDGGNAWVKLSGAYMRSTAPAYADTLPLAQALVRAAPERLVWGSDWPHTTEAPGTVNDAGLVDLLRAWAGSDAAMDRILVDNPARLYGF encoded by the coding sequence GTGGCGCAGCCCCTGCTCTCCGCGCCCGTGCCGCACTCCGTGGGCCTGAACCGGCCCGCGCGCACGCTGCCGCCGCTGGCCTGCGACAGCCACATGCACATCTTCGACCCGCGCTTCGCCCCATCGCCGCACTGGCGGCGCCAGCCGCCCGACGCGCCCGTGGCCGCCTACCGGCAATTGCAGCAGCGCCTGGGCACGCGGCGCGCGGTGGTGGTCACGCCATCCACCTACGGCACCGGCAACGCCTGCACGCTGGATGCCCTCGATCAACTGGGCGACGATGCGCGCGGCGTGGCCGTGGTGGCGCAAGACGTTCAGGACGCCGAGCTCGACCGCCTGCACGCGCGCCGCGTGCGCGGGCTGCGCGTGAACTTCGTCTCGCCGCAATCCTGGGGCGAGACCACGCCGCAGATGCTGGCCACGCTGGCGCGCAAGGCGGCGCGCCTGCCGGGCTGGCACATCCAGGTCTTCATGCATCCGGAGCAGATCGTGGCATTGGAGAGCGTGCTCGCAGCGCTGCCCGTGCCGCTGGTGGTGGACCACCTGGGCCGCATCGATCCGGCCCAGGGGCAGCGTGCAGAAGCTCATGGCGCGTTGCGCCGGCTGCTGGACGGCGGCAATGCCTGGGTCAAGCTCTCGGGCGCCTACATGCGCTCGACCGCGCCCGCGTATGCGGATACGCTGCCGCTCGCCCAGGCGCTGGTGCGCGCCGCGCCCGAGCGCCTGGTGTGGGGCAGCGACTGGCCGCACACCACCGAGGCGCCGGGCACCGTGAACGATGCCGGCCTGGTGGACCTGCTGCGTGCCTGGGCCGGATCGGACGCGGCGATGGACCGCATCCTCGTGGACAACCCGGCGCGCCTGTACGGCTTTTGA
- a CDS encoding IclR family transcriptional regulator: MPAPTSTEPSDKSDGVAAVDRALHIATALANSPQALTLTELSNVTGMYKSTLLRLLASLERAGLVTHRADKRYALGPLAFVFGRSFEQVHGLQGAIQPILQWLVEQGTESPSFHVRHDQSHRLCLMRIDSNHSTLDRVRTGDLLPLHKGAAGKVITTLEQGSQAQTAAAGDLVFTSFGERDPLCGAIAAPVFGPSASLLGAISVSGPLERFSELAVQRMKTLVLAAAQRATHSLGGKWPSAS; encoded by the coding sequence ATGCCAGCCCCGACTTCCACGGAGCCCTCGGACAAGAGCGACGGTGTCGCCGCGGTCGATCGCGCGCTGCACATCGCCACAGCGCTGGCGAACTCGCCCCAGGCGCTTACGCTCACGGAACTCTCTAACGTCACCGGGATGTACAAGAGCACGCTGCTGCGCCTGCTGGCCTCGCTGGAGCGTGCCGGGCTGGTCACCCACCGCGCGGACAAGCGGTATGCGCTGGGGCCGCTGGCCTTCGTGTTCGGCCGCTCGTTCGAACAGGTGCACGGCCTGCAAGGCGCCATCCAGCCCATCCTGCAGTGGCTGGTAGAACAGGGCACGGAGAGCCCGTCGTTCCACGTGCGCCACGACCAGAGCCACCGCCTGTGCCTCATGCGCATCGACTCCAATCACTCGACGCTGGATCGCGTGCGCACCGGAGACCTGCTGCCCCTGCACAAGGGCGCCGCCGGCAAGGTGATCACCACCCTGGAGCAGGGCTCGCAGGCGCAGACCGCGGCCGCTGGCGATCTCGTCTTCACATCGTTCGGCGAGCGCGATCCCCTCTGCGGCGCCATCGCGGCGCCGGTTTTCGGCCCTTCGGCCTCGCTGCTCGGCGCGATTTCGGTGTCGGGGCCGCTGGAGCGGTTTTCCGAGCTCGCGGTGCAGCGCATGAAGACCCTCGTCCTGGCCGCGGCCCAGCGCGCCACGCACAGCCTGGGCGGGAAGTGGCCGAGCGCCTCCTGA
- a CDS encoding aldehyde dehydrogenase: MLEHKPMLIAGKDAPGEDGIAPLVSVNPATGATNHEVAAAGPRAVDEAVRSAAQACKAGAWTQMLPMQRARILFGIADRMERDGDHLARLQMLENGKVWSECVKQVKSAAATFRYYGAVCETTGSEVTPARGNYLSMTAYEPYGVVAAITPWNSPLTMEAQKIAPALAAGNAVVLKPSEVTPSTGLAVGRIALEAGLPPGLLNVLPGTGHDVGAALVAHPLVRMVSFTGGTESGRRIAEVAARKLMPVALELGGKSPHIVFADADIDAAVAAVADGIFEGSGQSCVAGSRLFVQRSVHDAVVRKLVERARSLRVDLPDAAGAEMGPLATFAHRDKVERMVADARTAGAQILAGGARPGAAALARGAYYLPTVIGGIDNRAAIAQQEIFGPVLCVLPFDDEEDLIAQANDSAFGLASGVWTADYQRAWRVARALEAGTVWINTYKQLSISTPFGGFKESGIGREKGASGMRLYQQPKGIYFGMA; the protein is encoded by the coding sequence ATGCTTGAACACAAGCCCATGCTGATCGCGGGGAAGGATGCGCCGGGCGAGGACGGCATTGCCCCGCTGGTCTCCGTCAATCCGGCGACGGGCGCAACCAACCATGAAGTGGCCGCCGCAGGGCCGCGCGCCGTGGACGAGGCCGTCCGCAGCGCGGCGCAGGCCTGCAAGGCCGGCGCCTGGACGCAGATGCTGCCGATGCAGCGCGCGCGCATCCTGTTCGGCATCGCCGACCGCATGGAGCGCGACGGCGACCACCTCGCGCGCCTGCAGATGCTCGAGAACGGCAAGGTGTGGAGCGAATGCGTCAAGCAGGTCAAGAGCGCCGCCGCCACCTTCCGCTACTACGGCGCGGTCTGCGAGACCACGGGCTCCGAGGTGACGCCGGCGCGCGGCAACTACCTTTCCATGACCGCCTACGAGCCCTATGGCGTGGTGGCGGCCATCACGCCGTGGAATTCGCCGCTGACGATGGAGGCGCAGAAGATCGCCCCCGCGCTGGCAGCGGGCAACGCGGTCGTGCTCAAGCCCTCGGAGGTCACGCCCTCGACCGGCCTGGCCGTGGGCCGCATCGCGCTGGAGGCCGGCCTGCCGCCGGGGCTGCTGAACGTGCTGCCCGGCACCGGGCACGACGTGGGCGCAGCGCTCGTCGCGCACCCGCTGGTGCGCATGGTGTCGTTCACGGGCGGCACGGAGAGCGGCCGGCGCATCGCCGAGGTGGCCGCGCGCAAGCTCATGCCCGTGGCGCTGGAGCTGGGCGGCAAGTCGCCGCACATCGTCTTCGCCGATGCCGACATCGACGCCGCCGTGGCCGCCGTGGCCGACGGCATCTTCGAGGGCAGCGGCCAGTCGTGCGTGGCCGGCTCGCGCCTGTTCGTGCAGCGCTCCGTGCACGATGCGGTGGTGCGCAAGCTCGTGGAGCGCGCCCGCTCGCTGCGCGTGGACCTGCCCGATGCGGCCGGTGCCGAGATGGGCCCGCTCGCCACCTTCGCGCACCGCGACAAGGTCGAGCGCATGGTGGCGGACGCGCGCACGGCTGGTGCGCAGATCCTCGCGGGAGGCGCGCGGCCCGGCGCGGCGGCGCTGGCGCGCGGCGCCTACTACCTGCCCACGGTGATCGGCGGCATCGACAACCGCGCCGCCATCGCCCAGCAGGAAATCTTCGGCCCAGTGCTCTGCGTGCTGCCGTTCGACGACGAGGAAGACCTCATCGCCCAAGCCAACGACAGCGCCTTCGGCCTCGCCTCGGGCGTCTGGACAGCCGACTACCAGCGCGCCTGGCGCGTCGCGCGCGCGCTGGAGGCGGGCACCGTCTGGATCAACACCTACAAGCAACTGTCCATCTCCACACCCTTCGGCGGCTTCAAGGAAAGCGGCATCGGGCGCGAGAAGGGCGCCTCCGGCATGCGGCTGTACCAGCAGCCCAAGGGCATCTATTTCGGCATGGCATGA